A region of the Pseudarthrobacter phenanthrenivorans Sphe3 genome:
GAATTCACTTACCAGCAGACCGGCGGCGAAACCCACGAAGAGCCCAACTACGGGAATGATGAACATCCCAACTACGCCCGCCGCCAGGCCGGCCGCGATGCTGCGGCTGGGAATTGCATGTTGTTTCAGCTTCCGGCCGGTCAGGACCGCGCTGGCGGCCATGCCCGCCACCACGAAGACCATGGCAATGGCGAACACCACCCACCCCGCCGTCCCGGCGCCGCCCCAGATAGCCCAAGTAAGCAGGCCGGCGCCTATCAGGATGCTGCCCGGAAGGACCGGGATGACTGTCCCGGCGACGCCTACGAGAATAGCCAGGCCGCACAGGATGGTCACCACGGTTTCGGAAGTCATGGGCTCCAGTCTATGGTTGCCGCACGCTTAACCCCGACGGCGGCGCCTACCACGCAGGGGAGGCACCGCCGTCGGACTTTCCGAAAGGGAAGGAGGCTACTCCGCTTCCACGGCAGCGGCGACGGCTGCCGTGACGGCGGGGGCAACGCGGGGATCCAGCGGGCTGGGCACGATGTAGTCCGCAGACAGGTCTTCGGCGGCAAGTTCAGCGATGGCGTGGGCAGC
Encoded here:
- a CDS encoding DUF456 domain-containing protein; this encodes MTSETVVTILCGLAILVGVAGTVIPVLPGSILIGAGLLTWAIWGGAGTAGWVVFAIAMVFVVAGMAASAVLTGRKLKQHAIPSRSIAAGLAAGVVGMFIIPVVGLFVGFAAGLLVSEFLRTRNLGTATTSSWAALKATGLGMLAEFGLACLAASTWVIGVWIAAVSG